AATCCCCTCTGCTTTTCCTTGTGCACGGCGCTGCACGACTAGCCAGCTGCCttatggagggagggatgggggcaaGGTTTGGCTTGGCCGCTGCCCCGGGCAGGATACCTCAATGGGCCAACTCCTAGGGATGGCCCATACCTGACCAACCAGCTCCTGTGTTCTTAAGCGCCACTCCCGCGGGGATGGGCCCAACGAGCCGAGCGGCGCCGCAGGCCTGTTCCGGGGCGTTCTACGGAGCCGTGCAGAACAAGGCTATAAATACCCCGCCAGGTCTCCCCACGCCCCTGCCACCCCGGGCTCAGCTCAGAGGTGCTCCAGAACGCAGCCGGAGCCTCTTCCATCCAGCAGCACAGACAATCAGACTGTAATTACTGTAATCCGCCTCCCAGAAGCTGCCTATTAGAGGGGCCTGTCTCCGAGGGCCTTTTAGGAACGGAGACTAAACTATACTTAaatctgctcctccccctccttttttaGGAGCCTCTAAAATACCTTCAAAAACGCCCTGGCCATCTggacagcgcacagagccactAGGGCAAGATGCAAAGCTGAGATGCTGTCCAGGGACCATACAGGGCTGGGCAACTCGGGGGGGGCCCTCTGTGGACAGAGGGGAGCTGtaaggggatggggagcagcaTCAGATCTATTGTCCAGGGTGCCTGGTGCTTCGGGATCCTTAGCGCCACCTGCCATGTGTCACACAgccagagcccattgaagtcaacctgAGCATTTCCACTGACTCCAACAGGCTTTGGATGTGAGGGTGAAAGGCTCATGTTCTGTCCTGTCCACCTCGCCTTCCCTGAGTCAATGACCCAACTAGACAGCCTTCCAGCTGGAGGACATCAGCCCTTGGGGGTAGGGTTGGGGGCAAGGGAtggtggcctagtggctagagcactggatggggactcaggagatctgggttctattcctagctctgccactggccttcaGTAAGTCACTACTCTTctctaggcctcagtttccccatctgtaaaatggggataatgatacagctctttgagatctactgattgaAAGTCTCTCTAGACAAATGCCTTAGGCTGTAAGCCCCTTGGGATAAGAGCCATCTTttatggtctgtgtttgtacagcgcctagcgccacACGGTCCGGATCCCAAACCTGAGCTCCTAGGGGctacaggaatacaaataatatgtAAAACCAAGGTCGTCGTCTTGTCCTGGTGGCACAGCCATATGAGAGAGGAGCGGTCTCtaggccagattcatccctgatgcaaatccactgaaatcagtggggttacaCCCGGGATGTATTTGGTGTCCTGTGCCAAGCTCGGTGCACAGAGGGGCTTAGCAGGATCCCAGCCCTCGGTGAAACAAGTGATCTGGCCCAGACCCATCTCTGGCTCCACGGTTGAAGGGGAAACTCGGGCCCGTTCCAAGGGAAGGCAGCGCAGGGTTAATTGCATGGGAGGGGAGTGAGCATGACTCCCGACTCAgatcccttcctctccctctctctctcccgctccAGGTCTGCCGGAGCTGCGGCCCCGCTCTGGAGTCCGGCGATGCTCACGGCCGTCTGCGGCTCTCTTGCCAACCAGCGCTCGGACACGCCGCGTGCCTCCTCCCCGCACTTGGActtgcagcccctgcagccctaCCAGCCCCACGCTAGCTCCGAGGCGGGCGgcaacttcccctcccctctccagcccacGGAGGTTCAGAACCTGCCCTTGGTGGGCCCCGGGGTGGAGTTCGCGGCCGCCCCCGGCTATGATCTGCATGGCTCTTCGAGGCTAGACCTGGATGGTGACAGCCTGTTGGCCCCCGGCACGTACTCCAAGCTCCTGCAGCCGCCTCCCGAAATGGCCCACCCCTACGAGCCCTGGTTCAGGCCCTCGCACCCCAGCAACGCCGCCGAGGACGGCGGCGTGAATCCCTGGTGGGACCTCCATGCTGGATCCAGCTGGATGGAGCTGCCGCCGGGTCAAGGCGGCCTGCAAGCCCCTGGCCCGGCGGGCGGACTCCAGCCGGTGCTGGGGGGTTACGGCTCCGCTGAGCACCAGCTCTGTGGCCCACCGCATCACCTCCTGCCCTCGGCCCAGCACCTGATGGGCCAGGAAGAGCTGAAGCCACTCGCCTCGCCTCCGGAGCCGCATGTTCCCGAGCAGGCTGTGGACGGTACCGCTAGGCCGAAGAGCTCGAGGCGATCGGTGCCCCGGAGCGCCGGGCAGGCAGTGTGCCGCTGCCCGAACTGCCAGGAGGCTGAGAGGGTGGGTCCGTGCCCGGATGGGGCCAAGAAGAAGCATCTGCACAACTGTCACATCCCCGGCTGCGGCAAGGCCTACGCCAAGACCTCCCACCTGAAAGCCCATCTGCGGTGGCACAGCGGGGACCGGCCCTTCGTCTGCAACTGGCTCTTCTGTGGCAAGCGCTTCACCCGCTCCGACGAGCTGCAGCGGCACCTCCAGACCCACACGGGGACCAAGAAGTTTACCTGCCCCGTGTGCAGCCGGGTCTTCATGAGGAGCGACCACCTCAGCAAGCACATGAAGACGCACGAGGGGGCCAAAGAGGGAGCGGAGAGGGAGGGCAAGGGCGGGGCAGACCCTCCggggaaaggcaagagggagCCCGAGGCTGGTAGCTCCAGCCCCGCGACCCAGCCCAACtgagcttctccccctcctctctccggTACCGCAGGATGGACGCTCCCTACCCGGCGCTGGGTCTCCCCGGGCGGGGCCGCGCTCTGGGCCGTGGTCCCTGGGCCGGGGCGTACGTGGCTGTGTCCTCCGAGCAAGAAGCTATTTATTCTGTAGGAGGAAAGGACGCAATCTCGGTGCGTTGGGCATGGGGCCTCTCCTCCCACGGAGGGCTGGGAGGGTCCGGCCCGGGGGCTGGTCTCCGAACCGGAAGAGGGGAGGGTGTTAAGGGCTGGGACCTTTTTTTGAAGGATCTGAGTTGAGGGATTGTGCcgatggggtgggggtagggggcaggaggagggggcggcCCCATGCaaagcggtggggggagggatgtctCCGGTGGAGGCTGGGGCCCCGGGTCCAGATGCTCCCCCGCTGACCAGCAAAATCCGAGTCTGGAGAGCTGTGCTCCGGGCTCAGCTGGCAGAAGAGGCAGGCAAGACGCTGTAACCGAGGGTGGTCTTaaaccccccagctccccccatccactgcctctcccctcccctgcccaatcccctcctcccctcccccatccaccgcttctcccctccccaactcctcttccagccccccccacccccccccgctgCACACTTCGCACTCCACCCTGCAAAATGACCCTCCTGGCCCGATCCCTGCCTGGGAAGCACCCAGAAGTCAGCTCCTGCCCTGGGGGGGTTTCGCTCTGCTGGCTCGCTCTCGCTGGGCTGCGGAAGCCTCCCCACTTGCTCGGGGATCCGCCCGCCCCCTGCTTTGTGCTGCCACGACTTCTGGCACGAGGGAGGCTGCTTGGAAGGAACATCAAGCGGGACCCGGAGCAGCGAGGACCCTTCCCTCTCGGCCGCAGCCGTCCAGACACGTCTGCGGccaaaaggggagggtaaaacAGTGGGTTGGGAAAGGCTAGTTTACAAACCGCTCACCCCAAAGGGAACCCtttggagagggggagcagaggggttcaCTGCTCTTCCTGCTCCAGTATGCCCCCTTAGCCCCCTGCGGAGGAACAGCCCCCCGCCATTCCCCAGGACCTGTACGAGCTGGGATCGGCCCTTAGAATCGCAGCCCCAACACTGCAGCGGTCTGACCTGACACAGCGCTACTGACCCGGCGTGGTTTGGGGCAAACCTGTCCCTGCCCCGCTAcccggggcgggggtggggggaggttgacCCACAGGCTCCTGCAGGGGGGTCCAGCTGCGCTGCCCATCTCATGGAGTCTAGGGGACAAGCTGGCCCCGGGGTGGAACCCGCCCGAGTCAGGGGCATTGCACTTGCTTGGTTCTAGGTGCGGGGGCAAATCCCCCGCCCCGAGAGTAGCTTAGCcaacctcagcctctcctctctcGCCACCTCCCATTAGAAGGCCCCGTGTTTAGCCATTACAGCCTCGTTCCCGGCTTTCGGTCCCTGCAGCCACTGTTACAATCCTCCGAAGGGACAGGGGTTCTCAGCCCGAGCAGGGGGCGGCTCCACAGTGGAGCCCCTGGATGTTCAGGCCCTCTGAATCTGCCCCAGGGGGTTCCCACGGGGGTCCGGGCTCTGTTGCGtgacctctgccccctcctgctttTGGCTGCGCTGGAAGGACAATCGTCCCCGGGTGCGGTGGGTGAGTCCAGTCAAGGCTGACGCCCAGGGACAGGGGCCGAGCGGCAAAGAAGAGAGCCTTCTCGTGGCGGGAACCCACTTGCCCCACGGGGATGGGTGAGGGGGAGACACCCTGCGATGAGCCACCTGGGTGTGGGGAGCGTCACTCTGGGCCGGGGATGCGGGGGGAAGCCTTGGAGGGGGGGCGGCCTGCGCCGAGGCTGCTGGGCGAGTTGTGCAACGTGCCGGCCTTTGTGCGATTGCCCAAGGTGTGCAGCTGCTCCTTTCCCACGCCCACCCCTCTCCCGGCCGTCACCCGCTCTCCCCCGGGGGAGGTGAGCGTTGCGTTGGGAAGCCAGTGGAGCCGGCAGCAGCCAGATGCCGATCCTATGGCCCAATCgggccaggcagggagggaggggagcgtCAAACCACCCTCTCCCGTCGCAGCCGGGCTGGGTGGGTCTTGTTTTGCACTGGAAGCTGAATTCAGGCTGCTCTGAGCCTGATCCCATGCTCTGCACTCCAGCGATATTTATTGAATGCCTAGATTATCATTTGTGCTATGGAAGCTGATGGGTTGGGAATTCCACCCCcgccctggtttttttttttgttaaactgttgattttaaaccagtttatcccgaaggaaacttttttttctctcttgatcctacctcctcccccccccttttttttttaaatgaagtggtTGTTTCATATAATTGTTTTCCTAAATGTCGGCAGAACCCTCGAGCAAGTAAGACTGGCTCTTCTGCCAGCGCAAATGTAACTGTGGGGAGTGGAGGGTTGGGCCTCTGTCGTTCGATTTCGGGTGAGGTTTTAAAACACGGCTACGGCTACCTCTAGATCCAAAATTCTGgggggccggatcctcagctgacGTCTTTCAGTTCCCCTCCCTTCAGTGCGCTGATCGACACCAGCCAAGAATCCGGCCTGGGGATTTTTCACAGCTGATATCATGGTTTGGCCCATTATTAAAACATGGGGTAATTTGCCAGATTCAGAGTGGAGTTTGGAGACCAAGAAGCCTCTAACGTCCAGAATGTTTGGAGATTGGAGGAGGTTCAAATCCATCTCCGGATATGAGCCGAGCTCTTTATCTTAgactgttttattattattattttattaatattattattattattaataaggtGAAACCAGGCTTTGCTAGTTGGGGAGGATGGAAGCTTAGAAACGAAGCTCGTTTAATGTGCATCTTTTGGGGCGGAAGTTGCCCAGTATCGGTCTCAAAAACCAGTTGCTCGTCTCTGGGCCCATCTGGGCTGGGATCGGAACTGTGCTCGCTGCAGACACCTTTTGTTAAAGGGTTGAGAAATTCGGAGACGCTCCTGGATAGCTGAGGGCAAAGAGCCTCAACGTGTTGCAAGTTTGAGTCTCGTTGGAATGACTCgtgagtaaaggctgcaggattggaacctccaggttgtgagttcaatccttgagggggccatttagggctctggggcaaaaatctgtctggggattggtcctgctttgagcagcgggttggactagatgacctc
This DNA window, taken from Trachemys scripta elegans isolate TJP31775 chromosome 23, CAS_Tse_1.0, whole genome shotgun sequence, encodes the following:
- the SP6 gene encoding transcription factor Sp6, whose translation is MLTAVCGSLANQRSDTPRASSPHLDLQPLQPYQPHASSEAGGNFPSPLQPTEVQNLPLVGPGVEFAAAPGYDLHGSSRLDLDGDSLLAPGTYSKLLQPPPEMAHPYEPWFRPSHPSNAAEDGGVNPWWDLHAGSSWMELPPGQGGLQAPGPAGGLQPVLGGYGSAEHQLCGPPHHLLPSAQHLMGQEELKPLASPPEPHVPEQAVDGTARPKSSRRSVPRSAGQAVCRCPNCQEAERVGPCPDGAKKKHLHNCHIPGCGKAYAKTSHLKAHLRWHSGDRPFVCNWLFCGKRFTRSDELQRHLQTHTGTKKFTCPVCSRVFMRSDHLSKHMKTHEGAKEGAEREGKGGADPPGKGKREPEAGSSSPATQPN